The Armatimonadota bacterium DNA window GATCCAGAGAATGACGGTCAATGGTTGCCGCTCAACGCGCAAACCAAGCACTACAAGGCAAAGCGACAAGGCGAGCGATCGGTACGATTCAAGAAGCCTGGCCCAATCCATATCAGCAACGTCATGGTGCTTGATCCAGAAACTGGCAAGCCAACCCGAGTGGGTCGACGTGTTGAAAAGGACAAGCTCGTTCGGTATGCCAAGAAGTCAAACAAGACCATCAAGGATACGGTGGATGCCGATCTCGTGGCTCGACGCGAACAGGAGAAGAAGGCCTAAGCCCATTCACGGCTAGGTAGGAGAATTCTATGGCACGAAAAGAAAAAGAACTTGCACAAAGTGGCAAGCTGCCCGCTCCGCGACTTCGAGCGCAGTACAAGGACAAAGTGATGCCAAAGCTCATGGAGAAGTTTGGCTACAGCTCTGTTATGCAGGCACCAAAGATCGAGAAGATCGTCATCAATATGGGCGTTAAGGCGACCGATGACAAGCACCTCGAGAACTGCGTCCGCGACATGACCATCATCAGCGGTCAAAAGCCGGTGGTCACGACTGCACGAAAGGCTGTTTCGAACTTTAAGCTTCGAGAAGCGATGAAGATTGGATGCAAGGTCACCCTTCGAGGCGACCGCGCTCTGCACTTCTTCGACAAGCTCGCCACGGTGGTTCTGCCACGAATCCGCGACTTCCAGGGTCTCAATCCGAACAGCTTTGACGGTCGAGGCAATTACGGCCTCGGTCTGAAGGAGCAGCTCGTTTTCCCTGAGATTTCGTACGATTCATTCGACCGAATTCGAGGAATGGACATCGTGATTTGCACCACTGCAAAGAACGACGAAGAAGCCCGGTTCTTGCTAAAGGAACTTGGTCTCCCACTCCGCGAGAAGTAAGAACACACTTCACTCTAATACTCCGATAAAGCCCCGCAGGATTTTCCTGTGGGGCTTTTCTTTTAGCAACTATACAGGCGCACTTGGCAACAAAAAAATCCCCCAGCCCGAAGGCTGAGGGATCATCGCTCTCACCTAATGGTGATTACGGGGTGGTGATGTCCAGATTTCGAGTGATGTCGAAGGTCTGGGTTGCGCCACCAGCAGTTCCTGTCCAGGATCCGCTTACTCGCATCGAAGCAGTCATTGTGCCCGAAGCGGTAGGAGTGATCACGTAGGTCAGGTTGTTCAATGGCGGGAAGTTGATGTTGCCTGCACCGCTAGAAAGGATGGTTCCAGTCTTGGTGGAGTAGGTCAATTCAGATCCCGAGATTGCGTGGCCGAACGAGTCGCTGAAGCTCACTGTCACCGTTTGGCCAGTACCTGCAGTACCAGTCAGACCGGTCGAAGTTGGCGATGGGCTGACAAGCATCTTCGCTGGAACGCCATAGACATCTACTGTCAAGGTGTTCGAGGTGACCGAGCCAGAAGTTGCAGTTACCGTGAATTGGCCTGCGTTGGAACCAGCTGTGATTGAAGCGGTTAGACCAGTAGGTCCGGAGAATCCGGCGTTGCTTTGAGATCGAACGCTAGTGTCATCAGCATTACCTGCAGTGAACGGAAGCGTTGGGCCGGCTCCGTCTGGATCGGCTGGAACGTTGTTCAGTGTCCACGAGTTGATCGTTGGAATGGTTACGCTCTGAGCATCGACGTCTTGTGCGTCGGTAACTCGGAACTGACCCGAGCCAGAGCTTGGGCTGGTTGTTCCTGTATCCATTCGCGAAACGCCTGCGATAGTCAAGCTGTTCAGCGGACGAGTGATCGTCACCTTCTTTGTACCATTGATATTCGTACCAGCAAGAACGTCAACCTTCACGCCGTCGGCATACTTGATGTTCAACGAATTAAATGCGGAGTTTCCAGCTGCTGGAGTTGGAGTATTGAAGGTGGCGGAGAAGTTGCCTGCGCCGTCGGTCGTTGCCGATGGCGAAGTCAGGATCGTGCCAGCTGCTGCCGATGGGTATGTACCACCAGAGAAAACTGCCGACCCGGTTGCTCGTGCATCTCGAACTTTCCAAGTGATCGTCTGGTTTGGTACCGCAATTCCTCGACCGTTGTTCAATACACCTGCGATCGCTGCTGTGTTAGCGCCACCAGAGACTGGCCAAACCAGAGTGGCTGGGTCAGATGGAGCGGAGAACACTGCGGCGAAGTTTGCGGTGTTACCGTAGCTGTAAACGGTGCTGTAGTTGACGGTCATTCCTGGAGCGTCAGGCGACGAGAAGGTCAGGTCAACCTGTGCACCTTCTACACCACCGCCAGCAACGGCAATCTTGCTCGAAGCAAAGCTCACAGCAGTTGCAGTTGGTCCGGATGGCGATGCATCAGCAACGCTAAAGGTTGTGCCAGGGATCAGGACGCCGTTTGCATCATAGAGAAGCACTGCGACATCGTATTGATCGCCAGCCGAGCTCGAAGGGCAAAGTCCTGCGTCACCCGATGCACTGCCGATGATGTCGCCAGGAGCGCCAAATCGGAAGTTCTCGTCGGAGCCGTAGAATGAGCTTGGGTCCTTGATCAGAACCTTCATCGAAGCAGGTGCGCCTGGAGTGTAGGTACCTGGAGCGTTGTAGCTCAATGCAAGTACGGTGTTAGCCGTGCCTGCCATCGAGAAGGATGGAGACGAGCCATCGATCTTGTTTTCGCCAGAAAGTTGCAAGCCGCTGAACGAGAGCGAGCAGGTAGGAGTTCCCGAAGAAATCGAGGTGACATTAGCCACAATCGCGTTGCCGCTGGCCATGTTGAAAGCCTCGCTATCCGCATCTCGAGTGATCGTTCCGTCAGCCACCGAGAGAGTGACAGTACCGGCGGTTGGTGCCGCGTACCCGCTTGGAGCGGTCGAAGAAGGAACAACGATCACGGTTGGTGTTGTGTTAGGAACCGTATTTTGTCGAACGTAAACGTACCCTGCGACGACTCGTGTAGCTGTATTGCCGACAGGAGCCGCATCGCTGCTACCGCCACAACCAACCATCACAGAACCGGTCGCGACAGCGACGCTACTCAATAAAAATATTCTGCGCATTTTAATTTCTCCGAGAAGTGCTCCGCTCTGGCTTTCCATCTTGGACAGCACAAAACAAAGCGACGAACACTAGACCCAGTATACAAGGATTACCCCAGTATTCTTATGAGGAATTTACCTCAATTGAACCTAGGCTAGTGGTCACTATGATTCAAGACGCAGCACTAGGTTCAAACGCACCAGAGTTGTACGGGGATTTTAGCCTCGAAAGCCGTTCACAACTGAGGTCAATCCGTTCAGGATGAACTGAACTCCGATCACTGCTGTCAGCAAGGTCATGACGGAACTCAATGCATGCTCGCCAGCCTTCCCGAGCATTCGAATGACTCGTGGCGAGGCTGCCAGAATGACGAATGTTGAACCTGCCAGTCCGAGAATCGCCACCAACAGTGCCATTTGTTCTGTGTGATGCTGGGCTTGGCCCGCCAAAACCATGACGCTCGAAAGCGCGCCTGCGCCAGCGAGCAACGGAATCCCGATTGGTACGATTGCGACATCACCACCACTCTGCTGAACCTCTTCGTCCTTAGCGCCATTCATCGTGCGGAGCGAACTTAGCAACAAGATCAGCCCGCCAACGATTTGAAAGGCAGGAACAGTGATCCCGAAGAATGCGAAGATCGCGCGGCCAGCGACGCTGAACAGCACCAGTGCAATGAGGGTCACCAACGAGGCTCTCAAAGCAATTTGTCGTCTTCGATCAGCTTCGCTAGCGGTGATGGCAACAAAAATCGGCGCAGCCGACAGTGGGTTCACCATCGCAAAGAGCGTGCTAAACGCCAGAATGCCGAACTCAAGAGGAAATTTCATCGAGAATTCCCCCTCCGGATGGGATCGGAATGTGCGTCGTGGACTTGGCGCTTGAAAGCACGAATGTGGTGTTTAACCGCTGCACTCCATCGAGGTTCGAAAGCTCTTCAAGCAAAAACTTCTCGTAGGCTCGAGTGCTTGGCGCAACAATCTTGAGGAGGTAGTCCTCATTTCCAGCGATATGGTGCACTTCCACCACGTTTTTGAACTGACAGACTCGATCCAAGAACTCACGAGATTCCTTCGATCCGTGAGATTTCATGATCACCGCAACGAATACCGTCACGTCCATTCCGATGCTCTCGCGATCGATCAAGGCGGTGTAACCCGTGATGAAGCCTTGTGCTTCGAGCTTGTTCACCCGGGCAAGCGTTGGCGCAGGAGTCAAGCCGATTTTCTGCGCGAGTTCGACATTGGTCATCCGACCATCTGCCTGAAGCGCTTCCAAAATTTTCCTATCCATTTCGTCCAACATATTGATATTATATGCTGTTGGATGACGAAATATCAGCTAAAAATTGCGGATTGGGACTATTGTCCGATATTTACACTGGCTTTTTGCTTCTCAGACGATCCGAATATTCTTTGCGAAATTTGGCGACTTTTGGTGCAATTACCGCACTGCAATAGCCGGCGTTCATTGTTATCTTTTGCAGTGCGCCCGCATTTTCAAATCTTTCAAAGTAGTTCAAATGCTCCGGTTCCGCAACAAAAAACTCCGAAAGTGGCTCAAGCGTGGTGACGATGGGCTGATCAAAGATCGCTTCACGAGTGAGTTCGTTGATGACTTCTATGGCGAGCTGCTTGTCGGCGTCGTTGGCATAGAAAATTGCTGATCGGTACTGAGTGCCGACGTCTCCGCCTTGACGATTGAGGGAAGTTGGGTCGTGAGTGACAAAGAAGATTCGCAATAGATCGGCGCGCGATACGACAGTTGGGTCGAATTCGATGCGGACACCTTCTGCGTGTCCCGTAGTCCCAGAGCAAACTTGCTTATAAGTCGGGTTCGGAAGGCTACCACCGGTGTAGCCGCTCTCGACCTTGTGAACGCCATTCAACTCAACAAAAATCGCCTCAGTGCACCAAAAGCATCCCGCGGCGACAACCAACGTTTCCATGGCAGGTTCTACGCTGAGATTAGAACTAATTACGGCGGGCGGATTTGCGATTCGCCAAGAATCCGCGGAGGAGGGTGAGGCCGAATAGAACCATGGATGCCGCTTCAGCCTTACCCGTAAACGCCGAAACGAGCGAATTGACATTGGTCGCGACGCCGGACGCCTCGCCGCCCACCTTGGTCGTGACTTTATGGACTTCGGTCACAAGGCCTTCCACCTTCTCAGACACTTTCTCGACCTTAGCAGAGAGTAACCGGATTTGCGCGTTCAGGGAGTTGACCGCTGCCATTAGCTTGATCAACAGCGCAATGAGCACCAAAAAGCACAGCGTGCCGAGCACAAAGAAAATGCCGGAAACGACGTACCACCACTCAGGAGCATGTTCCATTACTGATTCCAAATTACCCGGAGTCTAAATCGATCCGCCGACAAACGTCTGAACTGAACTCGGCGGCAGCACCGCTGATAACTTGTATTCGCCTTCTTTTGCTTGGACAGAATTGCCACCCCAATCGAGTGTCGATCCCCATAGCCCCCGAACGGTGAGCTGAATGGCGATTGACTTATCGGCTGGGTTTTCGATGGTGAGCTTGAACCAAGACTTTTGAATGTCAAGTTCAAGTTCAAGAATTTTGCCAAAACTCGCTTCAAACTCGGCGCCGATCTGCCGCAATACCACCCGCCGGCCGACACCGTCCCACGGTTGCACTTTGTAGCTATTCTCATCCGATTGGAAGTGGCACCCAAAAGTGAATACGCCTTCTTTTCCGGCTGGCAAAACGTATGCGCCTACTTCCTGAATGTAGTGGTAGTAGCCAATCCCGGAAGTTCCAGTGTAGGGGTTGTATCCAAAATGCTTGCTGCTAGGATCAGGGCAGTAGCACATGCTCGCAGCGCCATCGCCGCGAACAAGAGCCCACGGACCCAGCATCCCGCCAAAGGCAATTCGCATATAGACATCAGGAAGAGCAAGGTAGTCCCGATCTAGTCCGTGGAAGAAGCTCAGCGCGTTCGGTATGTTGGTGTGTCCAAGGCAAGTTTCCCCTCGGTCGATCAGAGCATTCTTCCAAGTTATGTCGGTCCCGTCCCAACTCCTCTTGTCGCTGCCGTACCACCACCAGCTTGGTGCCAATGAGCGCGCCGCAAACGAACACCGGAGGGTCCGTTCCATATGTTCGTCATCGTCCAGCACAAGGCCGGCAGTGTAAACCGCTTCAAATCCGCTTGTATCCAGCACCGATTCCCCAGCATAGGGGTATTGAAGTTTGACCATCTCACTGGCCTTCTGTGTGACGTGCTGCTCGAGCTTCAGGAACAGGTTGTCCATTCCTTCTTCGGTCAAGTCTTCGAGGATTCGGTAGACCCGCGGATATCCCAAAATTCCGACAGAATGGATGTAGTTTCTCCATCCAAACTGGAACATTGCGAGTGCAGTCTCGGCTGCACGAATCAAATATTTTTCAGGGCGATGCTTGGTATCACCCGATGCCTTTGCGATTTGGTAGAGCGTGTGATGCAGCGCAAACACGGGCGGGTAAGTCATTGGACGACCAAAGTAGCTTGCGAGCTTTCCGTTTTCCGCTAGCACGCTACCGACAGACATATCGCCCGGATTTTGTACTACTTTGAGCAAGAATTCATCTACATAGGCGTCTAGAATCTTGATTTCTTCGGATGATGGATAAAGTGAATTCTTCGCCGCCAAAAAGAGCGCATCGCTGACGGAACACTCGATTGCAGAAGTACCTTTCGAGTACTCATCGAAGTTCGTATATGCCTCCCCGGAGTTTGTTTGGATCTGCACGATCGCGTGATTCAGGGGAGAAGACCCGTCGCGGCAAACTTGGTTTTGGACGATGTAATCCGCCCTTCGTTTGATGAGTTTGTCGATCGGCTCCGTGAACATCAAATGAACGTGACTATGCCGCCCAAAGCTATCCTCGAACGTCACTCTTGCGCGGCCAGGCTCCTTCGGTTTGACGAAGCAAAAGCCGCCTTCCTCATCTTCATCAGTTTGGATTTCGGCATCCCGGCTGACAAACCAACGCTTTGGAACTGCACCCTGCACTTCAACCGCGATTCCAACATCCGCCGGAGCCACCGCGCTGGGGAGAACACGGATCGCCGGTCGTCCGAGTGCGGTCATGGCCAGATTCACGCCGTCCTCGCGATCTCTTTCGGTCGGCACAAAGAGCACCTTAAAGGTTCGCCGGTCACCCGGTTCCAAGATCAAACTGGTGTGGTCGTTCCACCATCGGGGCCAACCTTCACGCTCGACGGTCGCGCGGCTGTAGGCATAGACGACAGGAATGCCTTCCCATTGATGAGGCGTGGTTAGGCTGCTCGGAATCGAGGAGCAGAATTCCCATCCTCGATCATCTCCAGGGCAAACAAGGAGTCCTGGCGGCTCGCTCGTCATCCGCTGAGCATAGACATAGCTCGCGGCGCCTCCGATATATTTGTGTACATATAGGCGCGAATTCCATAACTTTTTGAGCTGCTCGTCGTTCCAGCCGAATCCGTCATAGAAATTGTTCAGCGCCAGCGGAAATCCAAGTTCGCCGATTTCAACTGATATTTTCCCGCGGTTCCGAACCTCAATTTCCCAGACAACTTGAGGAATTGGTCCGCTTTGTTCATAGAACTTTCCGGTGACCTGGATATCGCTGATCAATGGAAAATCGTATTCAAAAGTTAAAGGAATCGCGCTAAAGGTGTCTTCATCGTCACTTGGGAGGGAAGTGTTAGAGGCACTGTTACGACTAAAAACCCAATGGTCCTCTGGCCCGGTTCTTACCCCCAACAAGATTGTCCCTGGAAGCAAGTCTTCAGATGTTTCTTCGCCAAATGGAATTGGCGGGAGAATGAACTGGAACTCCTCCCCTTCCTCCGGTAGCACGGGGTCTGCCGCCCAAAGCTGACTGATCCGGCCGCTCTGACCAAACTCCATCGAGATAAGGCTGCCGGAGAGTTCGGACCGGTCGTCGGAGAAGTCTTCCATTGTGGACAGAGTTTACACGCGGAATCTGATCGCGCAAGGGGTCAGCGTGCTTTCTTCAACAAAGTGAATGCCGCGTAAAATTCGAGTGCGGCAAAAATCCCGAGCAGCAATGCCAAATGCCTGCGCCCGGCATCAGTTGTGAGCATGAGCCCGTACGAGGCAGTGACGATGCCAAACAGCATCAAAGCTTGCCCTAAAAACACACGAACATTTCCGACTTTCATCGCATCACCCTCGTTGTGAAATAGGCTCCGATCAACATGTCCATGATGCCCACAGCAACAAGGAACTGACCCATCATTTGCTGCTGATTCATCAATAACACGACACCGACGATGGCGAAAATCAGCCCAATCACCATCAACGCGAGAATCGCGACCGGACTCATGCCAGTTCTCATTGAAGCACCTTGATCGGGGTTTGGGTCGTCTCCGAAGTTGGCTCAGTCCAAATCCCGTCCGCCTTGAGCAATGCGATCAATTCGGCAACACCGTTTTCTTGAGGGATGCCGTGCTTGACCGGCTCGCGCTTTCGATAGAGGGTGATCTTGCCTCCAGCCGCGCCAACATAGCCGTAGTCTGCATCAGCCATTTCTCCAGGCCCGTTGACAATGCAGCCCATCACAGCGATATCCAAACCGACCAGGTGTTTGGTGGCTTCCCGAACTTCGCGAAGCACAGTAGGAAGGTTGAATTTCGTCCGTCCGCAACTGGGGCAAGCGATGTACTCGACCTTGGTCTTTCGAAGTCCAAGGGATTGCAAAATGTCGTAGCAGACCGGAATTTCCGCGACTGGATCTTCACTCAGGGATACGCGAATCGTGTCCCCGATCCCCTCCATAAGTAGCGTTGCGATCCCCGCAGTGGACTTGATTCGAGCGTAGTCGCCATCACCTGCTTCGGTCACTCCGAGGTGAATCGGATAATCCATGCCCTCCTCGTCGAGCCGGGCCGCCAGAATTCGATTTGCCGCCACCATTACAGGAACCCTGCTGGCCTTGACCGAGATATTGAGATTTTCGTATCCGTGCTTGCGGCAGAGCTTGAGATACTCCATGGCGCTTTCAACCATGCCAGCCGGAGTGTCGCCGTAAGTCACCAGGATCCGTTCGGACAATGAACCGTGGTTCGTGCCAATCCGCATGGCGATGTCGCGCTTCTTGCAGGCTTCAATCACGGGGACGAGAGATTCTTCAATTGCATCAATCTCATCGCGCCATTCCGCATCCGAATAGGCGAGTTCTGCACGAAGCTCATCGACACCCTTTTCTTCTGCTCGGCCGCGAAGGTCCAGGCTCTCTGCGCCAACAGCAGAAGATCGGCTGCCATGGCGTTTGAATACGAAAAGTCCAGGATTGAGCCGCACTTCATCCACGTATTTGGCGGCTTCCACGGCGATATCAGATCCTTGATGGTGGACATCCGCTGTCAGTGGAACGGCTTTGTATTGTTCGCGAACTTTGGCAGAAATCTCGCCCAGGCAAGCGGCCTCGCCCAAGGTAGGGGTGGTAACTCGAACGAGTTCGCAACCGACTTTGTGCAACGCGATGATCTCTTCGACGCAGGCTTCGATGTTGCGGGTCTCTTCCGTGATCATCGACTGCACCAAGATGGGGTGGTCGCCGCCCATCCAGACGTCACCCACCCGGACTGCGCGGGTTTTACGGCGGGGAAAACTGCCAGTGAAACTCATGAGACTTCTGGGAGTGTACTACGAACAGAATCAACCACTCATTCCCAGCCTGTCACAGCGGAATCCAGAGATTGTTAACACGATCTTAATAATCTCTTAACAGGTTCAATTTGAACCTAAACGGGCGAATTTTGGAGTCTTGGAACCGGGAATCTGCCCTAGGTACGCTAGTCTGTGACGGACTACGTCAGGAAAGCTAAAAATGAACAAGTGGTTTTTTCCAGTGCTGGTCAGCTTTGCGGTTACTCTAGCGGGTATCTCGGGTTGCAGTAGCACGACTACGACATCAACGACTTCGACCGACGAGAAAGACGGCAAGCCAGCCGCGACATCTGCGCTGAAGGGTGCGATCAAAATTGATGGCTCCAGCACGGTGTACAAGATCACGGCATCGGTCGCCGAGAAGTTCATGGACGCCAATCCAGATGTGGATGTGACCGTTGCGGTCAGCGGTACCGGCGGCGGATTCAAGAAGTTCATCGCCAAAGAAACGGACATTTCGAACGCTTCTAGGACAATCGAAGAAGATGAAATCGCCGACGCAAAGACTGCGGGTGTGGAATACGTCGAAGTTCCGATCGGATACGACGGATTGACCCTGGTCGTCAACAAGCAAAACGACTGGGTTGATCACTTGACCACAGCAGAACTCAAGAAGATTTTTGAAGAAGGATCAACCGTTAAGACTTGGAAGGACATCCGAGCGACATGGCCTGCCGAGCCGATCAAGCTCTATTCGCCAGGCACAGACTCCGGCACATTCGACTTCTTCACAGAAGTCATCACTGGAAAGAAAGGCAATATGCGTAAGGATGCCAGCTTCAGCGAAGATGACAACCAACTCGCAAAGGGTGTTGGCGGAGACAAGGGCGGCCTCGGATTCTTTGGAATCGCTTACTACGAAGCCAATATGGATACTTTGAAGGCTGTTCCAATTGATGCTGGTTCTGGTCCAGTCGAACCAAACTTCGACAACGTGCTTTCGCTGAAATATCAGCCGCTCAGCCGCCCAGAATTCATCTACATCAGCAAGACTGCTTTCGACCGACCAGAAGTCAAGGCGTTCGCCGAATTCTACATCGGAGCCGAAGGCCAAGCTACGGTGAAGGAAAGCGGTTATGTACCGTTTAAGTCGGAAACCTACACTCGAATCCAAAAGATGTTTGCTGATGGCAAAACCGGATCGCACTTCCAAGGAATGCGCGGCAAGCCAGTCGAAGATGTCTTGACAGCAGCCGGATATTAATTCGGTCAAAATCGAACCATGATTAGCCAGCAGGCGAAAGGCAAGTCGATTTCGCGGACCCGCTCTAACCGGGCGATCCGCGAGTCGTTCCTTTCCCTGCTGTGCCTTTTTGCCACCCTAGTTTCGGTGCTGACGACGGTAGGAATTGTTGTCGCACTGGCCTACGAAACGATCCAGTTCTTCACCCATGTTTCGTTCAGAGAATTCGTCACCGCCAAAGAGTGGACTCCGAATTTCCAGAATCCGCAGTACGGAATTTGGGCACTTCTGAACGGCACTTTAATGATCGCACTTGGCGCAAGCCTGATCGCATTACCAGCGGGTTTGGCGATCGCTATCTATCTCTCGGAATACGCAAAGCCAGGCGTCAAGGCTCTGATCAAGCCCGCGCTTGAACTCCTCGCCGGAATTCCGACCGTCGTTTACGGCTATTTCGGTCTTGCGGTGGTCACACCGTTTCTAAAGTCGATCAACCCAGCGTTTGAAACCTACAATGCCTTGTCAGGTGCTGTCGTGGTCGGAATCATGATCCTGCCACTCGTCGCTTCGTTGAGCGAGGACGCGCTCTCGAACGTTCCGTCTCGACTGCGAGAAGCCGCCTACGGATTGGGCGCGACCAAGGCCGAGGTCTCGACGACCGTGCTTCTTAAAGCGGGCTCAAGCGGAATCGTCGCGAGCTTCATTCTTGCAATCAGCCGGGCGATCGGCGAAACGATGGCCGTGACTCTCGCAGCAGGTCAGAACCCAACCGTAGCGTTCGATTTTTCCCGTGCGATCGGCACGATGACCGCGTACATCGTCAGCGTCAGTTCGGGCGACGTGCCACGCTCCGGCCCAAGATATGAGTCGCTTTTCGCGGTGGGCATGACGTTGTTCTTGATTACCCTGGCCAGCAACATTGCCTCCCAGGCAATCGTGAGGAGGATTCGCAAACACGATGTCGGTCAATAGTGGCTACGCCGTTCCGCAAGCCCGAAAGGTCAAGAATCTGATCTTTGCTGGGTTGTGTTTGGTGAGCGTGATGATGGGGGTCATCATCCTCTTCATCGTGCTGTACGGTGCGATGCACACTGGAATCACCCGGGTTTCTCCGGACTTTTTGGTGAAGCCGCCGAGCATGTCTAACCCCGACAAAGCGGGCGTCGGCCCTGCGCTTTGGGGATCGCTCTGGATCGTGGCACTGACACTGTTGTTTTCGGTGCCATTTGGGATCGCTGCAGCAATCTACCTAGAAGAGCTCACTCGCCCGAGCAAGTTCAAGAACTTTGTATTGGCCAACATCTCCAACCTGGCGGGCGTGCCATCGATCATCTACGGAATCTTGGGTTTGGCGGTATTTGTTCGCTGGCTCGGCATGGGGAATTCGATTCTGGCGGCGTCTCTCACCATGAGCTTGTTGGTCCTCCCAACAGTGATTTTGGTCACGCAAGAATCGCTGAGAATGGTCCCGCGGGCATACCGAGAAGCTTCACTAGCACTGGGCGCAACAAAGTGGCAAACACTATTCCGCCAAATTTTGCCCAACGCATTTCCAACCATTCTCACTGGCATCATCTTTTCCGCTTCGCGAGCCATTGGGGAAACCGCACCATTGATCGTCGTGGGTGCGGTGGCATTTATCCGCAGAGCTCCGCAGGACTTGAGCAGTAGCTTCACCGTCATGCCGCTTCAGATCTATAACTGGTCCAAAGAGCCGACTGCAGATTTCCAGCGAAACGCATCAGCAGCAATCGTGGTCCTGCTGGTCTCGCTGCTGACGCTCAATTTGATCGCAATCGTGCTCCGAAATAAGTACCGAAAGGTCTAAAACCCCCTATCAAGTTCGCGCGTTTTGCCGTAAGATAGAAGTTCTCCTGCACAATTTTCACCGGCGAGAATGGCAAGGAGGCCCACCTTTCGCCCATGTCAGCACCGTTCGAAATCCCGCATACCTGGGAGGAGCCCGAGGACCTGCATGCGTTTCTAGAAAAGATTCGCGAGCAGCAGCCGGATGCCAATTTGCGCAAGATTAGGTACGCGTATTACCTGGCAGAACAGGCACACAGCGGACAAACTCGCCTAACCGGCGAACCGTACATCACCCATCCCCTGGCCGTCGCGGACATCCTCGCAGATCTCAAAATGGATGAGGACTCGATCTGCGCTGCGCTGCTCCATGACACTCTTGAGGACAATATAGACTTCTCGCCTGAAAAGATCAAAATTCCGTTTGGAGAAGAAGTCCTGAACCTCGTCGAAGGGGTCACGAAACTAAAATTCAAAGCACCGGAC harbors:
- a CDS encoding MarC family protein: MKFPLEFGILAFSTLFAMVNPLSAAPIFVAITASEADRRRQIALRASLVTLIALVLFSVAGRAIFAFFGITVPAFQIVGGLILLLSSLRTMNGAKDEEVQQSGGDVAIVPIGIPLLAGAGALSSVMVLAGQAQHHTEQMALLVAILGLAGSTFVILAASPRVIRMLGKAGEHALSSVMTLLTAVIGVQFILNGLTSVVNGFRG
- the msrA gene encoding peptide-methionine (S)-S-oxide reductase MsrA — encoded protein: METLVVAAGCFWCTEAIFVELNGVHKVESGYTGGSLPNPTYKQVCSGTTGHAEGVRIEFDPTVVSRADLLRIFFVTHDPTSLNRQGGDVGTQYRSAIFYANDADKQLAIEVINELTREAIFDQPIVTTLEPLSEFFVAEPEHLNYFERFENAGALQKITMNAGYCSAVIAPKVAKFRKEYSDRLRSKKPV
- the rplE gene encoding 50S ribosomal protein L5, which gives rise to MARKEKELAQSGKLPAPRLRAQYKDKVMPKLMEKFGYSSVMQAPKIEKIVINMGVKATDDKHLENCVRDMTIISGQKPVVTTARKAVSNFKLREAMKIGCKVTLRGDRALHFFDKLATVVLPRIRDFQGLNPNSFDGRGNYGLGLKEQLVFPEISYDSFDRIRGMDIVICTTAKNDEEARFLLKELGLPLREK
- a CDS encoding PstS family phosphate ABC transporter substrate-binding protein, with the protein product MNKWFFPVLVSFAVTLAGISGCSSTTTTSTTSTDEKDGKPAATSALKGAIKIDGSSTVYKITASVAEKFMDANPDVDVTVAVSGTGGGFKKFIAKETDISNASRTIEEDEIADAKTAGVEYVEVPIGYDGLTLVVNKQNDWVDHLTTAELKKIFEEGSTVKTWKDIRATWPAEPIKLYSPGTDSGTFDFFTEVITGKKGNMRKDASFSEDDNQLAKGVGGDKGGLGFFGIAYYEANMDTLKAVPIDAGSGPVEPNFDNVLSLKYQPLSRPEFIYISKTAFDRPEVKAFAEFYIGAEGQATVKESGYVPFKSETYTRIQKMFADGKTGSHFQGMRGKPVEDVLTAAGY
- the pstC gene encoding phosphate ABC transporter permease subunit PstC, encoding MISQQAKGKSISRTRSNRAIRESFLSLLCLFATLVSVLTTVGIVVALAYETIQFFTHVSFREFVTAKEWTPNFQNPQYGIWALLNGTLMIALGASLIALPAGLAIAIYLSEYAKPGVKALIKPALELLAGIPTVVYGYFGLAVVTPFLKSINPAFETYNALSGAVVVGIMILPLVASLSEDALSNVPSRLREAAYGLGATKAEVSTTVLLKAGSSGIVASFILAISRAIGETMAVTLAAGQNPTVAFDFSRAIGTMTAYIVSVSSGDVPRSGPRYESLFAVGMTLFLITLASNIASQAIVRRIRKHDVGQ
- the ispG gene encoding (E)-4-hydroxy-3-methylbut-2-enyl-diphosphate synthase yields the protein MSFTGSFPRRKTRAVRVGDVWMGGDHPILVQSMITEETRNIEACVEEIIALHKVGCELVRVTTPTLGEAACLGEISAKVREQYKAVPLTADVHHQGSDIAVEAAKYVDEVRLNPGLFVFKRHGSRSSAVGAESLDLRGRAEEKGVDELRAELAYSDAEWRDEIDAIEESLVPVIEACKKRDIAMRIGTNHGSLSERILVTYGDTPAGMVESAMEYLKLCRKHGYENLNISVKASRVPVMVAANRILAARLDEEGMDYPIHLGVTEAGDGDYARIKSTAGIATLLMEGIGDTIRVSLSEDPVAEIPVCYDILQSLGLRKTKVEYIACPSCGRTKFNLPTVLREVREATKHLVGLDIAVMGCIVNGPGEMADADYGYVGAAGGKITLYRKREPVKHGIPQENGVAELIALLKADGIWTEPTSETTQTPIKVLQ
- the pstA gene encoding phosphate ABC transporter permease PstA, producing MSVNSGYAVPQARKVKNLIFAGLCLVSVMMGVIILFIVLYGAMHTGITRVSPDFLVKPPSMSNPDKAGVGPALWGSLWIVALTLLFSVPFGIAAAIYLEELTRPSKFKNFVLANISNLAGVPSIIYGILGLAVFVRWLGMGNSILAASLTMSLLVLPTVILVTQESLRMVPRAYREASLALGATKWQTLFRQILPNAFPTILTGIIFSASRAIGETAPLIVVGAVAFIRRAPQDLSSSFTVMPLQIYNWSKEPTADFQRNASAAIVVLLVSLLTLNLIAIVLRNKYRKV
- the rplX gene encoding 50S ribosomal protein L24, encoding MPTFAELKAATKPVKLKIRKGDQVMIIAGKDKGQTGTVVAVSPKEMKVLVAQPDPENDGQWLPLNAQTKHYKAKRQGERSVRFKKPGPIHISNVMVLDPETGKPTRVGRRVEKDKLVRYAKKSNKTIKDTVDADLVARREQEKKA
- a CDS encoding Lrp/AsnC family transcriptional regulator; the encoded protein is MDRKILEALQADGRMTNVELAQKIGLTPAPTLARVNKLEAQGFITGYTALIDRESIGMDVTVFVAVIMKSHGSKESREFLDRVCQFKNVVEVHHIAGNEDYLLKIVAPSTRAYEKFLLEELSNLDGVQRLNTTFVLSSAKSTTHIPIPSGGGILDEISS